The following coding sequences are from one Prionailurus viverrinus isolate Anna chromosome D2, UM_Priviv_1.0, whole genome shotgun sequence window:
- the MARCHF8 gene encoding E3 ubiquitin-protein ligase MARCHF8 isoform X4 has translation MSHSSNISKAGGSSLASAPVSAFSRTSVTPSNQDICSSSAVCSECCHQSPVQSAVVLKAPQYQSSLTQGLTVTVICKDTLSKRNSCGSEWTQALKPADNTKARRILKFSKSLNDVGEKPQNTSGSFDYVERTRSEGKLILPQDPGLRINRFHQKEKKAQHHKPLGSSKHSCVSSLSANRSVASEVEAGKGGIHVPLLEERADAEAVSRSRRLLRYLFSLSHGSSASSLHRFHELEGCAVPLHTAKSSSGLAGSMGFCSDEMGDDDVFEDSASAKWKNKVLRAPLCSVEKDSDLDCPSPPSEKCPPISPVSTSGDACRICHCEGDDESPLITPCRCTGSLHFVHQTCLQQWIKSSDTRCCELCKYEFIMEVKLKPLRKWEKLQMTASERRKIMCSVTFHVIAITCVVWSLYVLIDRTTEEIKHGQATGILEWPFWTKLVVVAIGFTGGLLFMYVQCKVYIQLWKRLKAYNRVIYVQNCPETSKTNIFEKSALTEPNFENKDGPGTCHSDTNSSCWTEPEDTGTEIVHV, from the exons GCTGGGGGTTCTTCATTGGCGTCGGCTCCAGTGTCCGCCTTCTCTCGCACTTCTGTCACGCCATCCAATCAGGACATCTGCAG TTCCAGTGCAGTGTGTTCTGAGTGTTGTCACCAAAGTCCCGTGCAGTCTGCCGTTGTCTTGAAAGCTCCTCAATACCAGAGTTCTCTGACACAAGGGCTCACTGTGACAGTTATCTGTAAAGACACATTGTCAAAGAGAAATTCCTGTGGTTCAGAATGGACCCAGGCCTTGAAGCCTGCTGACAATACCAAAGCCAGAAGAATACTAAAGTTCTCAAAATCCCTAAACGATGTGGGTGAGAAGCCCCAGAACACTTCAGGAAGTTTTGACTATGTGGAAAGAACTCGCTCCGAAGGGAAATTGATACTCCCTCAAGATCCAGGTCTCAGGATTAACAGGTTccatcagaaggaaaaaaaagcacagcatCACAAACCTCTTGGCAGTTCCAAACATTCTTGCGTTTCATCCCTTTCTGCCAACCGTTCAGTTGCCTCAGAGGTGGAAGCTGGCAAGGGGGGCATCCACGTCCCTCTTTTGGAAGAGAGAGCGGATGCTGAAGCTGTGTCCAGGAGCCGGCGACTGCTCCGGTACCTGTTCTCGCTCTCGCACGGCTCGAGCGCCAGCAGCCTGCACAGGTTCCATGAGCTGGAGGGCTGTGCCGTGCCCCTGCACACCGCCAAGTCCTCCAGCGGGCTGGCAGGGAGCATGGGCTTCTGCTCCGATGAAATGGGAGACGACGATGTCTTTGAGGACAGcgcatctgcaaaatggaagaaCAAGGTCCTGCGGGCACCCCTCTGCTCAGTGGAGAAGGACAGTGACCTGGATTGTCCTTCTCCCCCCTCTGAAAAATGCCCCCCCATATCTCCTGTGTCCACATCAGGGGATGCCTGCAG GATCTGCCACTGTGAAGGGGATGACGAGAGCCCTCTGATCACCCCCTGCCGCTGCACAGGGAGCCTCCACTTCGTGCACCAGACCTGCCTGCAACAGTGGATCAAGAGCTCCGACACGCGCTGCTGTGAGCTCTGCAAGTACGAGTTCATCATGGAGGTCAAGCTGAAGCCTTTGAGAAAA TGGGAGAAGCTGCAGATGACGGCCAGCGAGCGCAGGAAGATCATGTGCTCAGTGACATTTCATGTCATCGCCATCACCTGTGTGGTCTGGTCCTTGTACGTGCTCATCGACCGCACCACTGAGGAGATCAAACATGGACAGGCAACAG GAATCCTAGAATGGCCCTTTTGGACTAAATTGGTGGTTGTGGCCATCGGGTTTACTGGCGGACTTCTTTTTATGTACGTTCAGTGCAAAGTATACATACAATTATGGAAGAGACTCAAGGCTTATAACAGAGTAATCTATGTTCAAAACTGTCCAGAGACCAGCAAAacgaatatttttgaaaaatctgcaCTAACAGAGCCcaactttgaaaataaagatggaCCTGGAACCTGTCATTCCGACACAAACTCTTCTTGTTGGACAGAACCTGAAGACACTGGAACCGAAATCGTTCATGTCTGA
- the MARCHF8 gene encoding E3 ubiquitin-protein ligase MARCHF8 isoform X1 — translation MSMPLHQISAIPTQDATSARVYRSKTKEKEREEQNEKTLGHSMSHSSNISKAGGSSLASAPVSAFSRTSVTPSNQDICSSSAVCSECCHQSPVQSAVVLKAPQYQSSLTQGLTVTVICKDTLSKRNSCGSEWTQALKPADNTKARRILKFSKSLNDVGEKPQNTSGSFDYVERTRSEGKLILPQDPGLRINRFHQKEKKAQHHKPLGSSKHSCVSSLSANRSVASEVEAGKGGIHVPLLEERADAEAVSRSRRLLRYLFSLSHGSSASSLHRFHELEGCAVPLHTAKSSSGLAGSMGFCSDEMGDDDVFEDSASAKWKNKVLRAPLCSVEKDSDLDCPSPPSEKCPPISPVSTSGDACRICHCEGDDESPLITPCRCTGSLHFVHQTCLQQWIKSSDTRCCELCKYEFIMEVKLKPLRKWEKLQMTASERRKIMCSVTFHVIAITCVVWSLYVLIDRTTEEIKHGQATGILEWPFWTKLVVVAIGFTGGLLFMYVQCKVYIQLWKRLKAYNRVIYVQNCPETSKTNIFEKSALTEPNFENKDGPGTCHSDTNSSCWTEPEDTGTEIVHV, via the exons GCTGGGGGTTCTTCATTGGCGTCGGCTCCAGTGTCCGCCTTCTCTCGCACTTCTGTCACGCCATCCAATCAGGACATCTGCAG TTCCAGTGCAGTGTGTTCTGAGTGTTGTCACCAAAGTCCCGTGCAGTCTGCCGTTGTCTTGAAAGCTCCTCAATACCAGAGTTCTCTGACACAAGGGCTCACTGTGACAGTTATCTGTAAAGACACATTGTCAAAGAGAAATTCCTGTGGTTCAGAATGGACCCAGGCCTTGAAGCCTGCTGACAATACCAAAGCCAGAAGAATACTAAAGTTCTCAAAATCCCTAAACGATGTGGGTGAGAAGCCCCAGAACACTTCAGGAAGTTTTGACTATGTGGAAAGAACTCGCTCCGAAGGGAAATTGATACTCCCTCAAGATCCAGGTCTCAGGATTAACAGGTTccatcagaaggaaaaaaaagcacagcatCACAAACCTCTTGGCAGTTCCAAACATTCTTGCGTTTCATCCCTTTCTGCCAACCGTTCAGTTGCCTCAGAGGTGGAAGCTGGCAAGGGGGGCATCCACGTCCCTCTTTTGGAAGAGAGAGCGGATGCTGAAGCTGTGTCCAGGAGCCGGCGACTGCTCCGGTACCTGTTCTCGCTCTCGCACGGCTCGAGCGCCAGCAGCCTGCACAGGTTCCATGAGCTGGAGGGCTGTGCCGTGCCCCTGCACACCGCCAAGTCCTCCAGCGGGCTGGCAGGGAGCATGGGCTTCTGCTCCGATGAAATGGGAGACGACGATGTCTTTGAGGACAGcgcatctgcaaaatggaagaaCAAGGTCCTGCGGGCACCCCTCTGCTCAGTGGAGAAGGACAGTGACCTGGATTGTCCTTCTCCCCCCTCTGAAAAATGCCCCCCCATATCTCCTGTGTCCACATCAGGGGATGCCTGCAG GATCTGCCACTGTGAAGGGGATGACGAGAGCCCTCTGATCACCCCCTGCCGCTGCACAGGGAGCCTCCACTTCGTGCACCAGACCTGCCTGCAACAGTGGATCAAGAGCTCCGACACGCGCTGCTGTGAGCTCTGCAAGTACGAGTTCATCATGGAGGTCAAGCTGAAGCCTTTGAGAAAA TGGGAGAAGCTGCAGATGACGGCCAGCGAGCGCAGGAAGATCATGTGCTCAGTGACATTTCATGTCATCGCCATCACCTGTGTGGTCTGGTCCTTGTACGTGCTCATCGACCGCACCACTGAGGAGATCAAACATGGACAGGCAACAG GAATCCTAGAATGGCCCTTTTGGACTAAATTGGTGGTTGTGGCCATCGGGTTTACTGGCGGACTTCTTTTTATGTACGTTCAGTGCAAAGTATACATACAATTATGGAAGAGACTCAAGGCTTATAACAGAGTAATCTATGTTCAAAACTGTCCAGAGACCAGCAAAacgaatatttttgaaaaatctgcaCTAACAGAGCCcaactttgaaaataaagatggaCCTGGAACCTGTCATTCCGACACAAACTCTTCTTGTTGGACAGAACCTGAAGACACTGGAACCGAAATCGTTCATGTCTGA
- the MARCHF8 gene encoding E3 ubiquitin-protein ligase MARCHF8 isoform X2, with the protein MPPLLESTENEKTLGHSMSHSSNISKAGGSSLASAPVSAFSRTSVTPSNQDICSSSAVCSECCHQSPVQSAVVLKAPQYQSSLTQGLTVTVICKDTLSKRNSCGSEWTQALKPADNTKARRILKFSKSLNDVGEKPQNTSGSFDYVERTRSEGKLILPQDPGLRINRFHQKEKKAQHHKPLGSSKHSCVSSLSANRSVASEVEAGKGGIHVPLLEERADAEAVSRSRRLLRYLFSLSHGSSASSLHRFHELEGCAVPLHTAKSSSGLAGSMGFCSDEMGDDDVFEDSASAKWKNKVLRAPLCSVEKDSDLDCPSPPSEKCPPISPVSTSGDACRICHCEGDDESPLITPCRCTGSLHFVHQTCLQQWIKSSDTRCCELCKYEFIMEVKLKPLRKWEKLQMTASERRKIMCSVTFHVIAITCVVWSLYVLIDRTTEEIKHGQATGILEWPFWTKLVVVAIGFTGGLLFMYVQCKVYIQLWKRLKAYNRVIYVQNCPETSKTNIFEKSALTEPNFENKDGPGTCHSDTNSSCWTEPEDTGTEIVHV; encoded by the exons GCTGGGGGTTCTTCATTGGCGTCGGCTCCAGTGTCCGCCTTCTCTCGCACTTCTGTCACGCCATCCAATCAGGACATCTGCAG TTCCAGTGCAGTGTGTTCTGAGTGTTGTCACCAAAGTCCCGTGCAGTCTGCCGTTGTCTTGAAAGCTCCTCAATACCAGAGTTCTCTGACACAAGGGCTCACTGTGACAGTTATCTGTAAAGACACATTGTCAAAGAGAAATTCCTGTGGTTCAGAATGGACCCAGGCCTTGAAGCCTGCTGACAATACCAAAGCCAGAAGAATACTAAAGTTCTCAAAATCCCTAAACGATGTGGGTGAGAAGCCCCAGAACACTTCAGGAAGTTTTGACTATGTGGAAAGAACTCGCTCCGAAGGGAAATTGATACTCCCTCAAGATCCAGGTCTCAGGATTAACAGGTTccatcagaaggaaaaaaaagcacagcatCACAAACCTCTTGGCAGTTCCAAACATTCTTGCGTTTCATCCCTTTCTGCCAACCGTTCAGTTGCCTCAGAGGTGGAAGCTGGCAAGGGGGGCATCCACGTCCCTCTTTTGGAAGAGAGAGCGGATGCTGAAGCTGTGTCCAGGAGCCGGCGACTGCTCCGGTACCTGTTCTCGCTCTCGCACGGCTCGAGCGCCAGCAGCCTGCACAGGTTCCATGAGCTGGAGGGCTGTGCCGTGCCCCTGCACACCGCCAAGTCCTCCAGCGGGCTGGCAGGGAGCATGGGCTTCTGCTCCGATGAAATGGGAGACGACGATGTCTTTGAGGACAGcgcatctgcaaaatggaagaaCAAGGTCCTGCGGGCACCCCTCTGCTCAGTGGAGAAGGACAGTGACCTGGATTGTCCTTCTCCCCCCTCTGAAAAATGCCCCCCCATATCTCCTGTGTCCACATCAGGGGATGCCTGCAG GATCTGCCACTGTGAAGGGGATGACGAGAGCCCTCTGATCACCCCCTGCCGCTGCACAGGGAGCCTCCACTTCGTGCACCAGACCTGCCTGCAACAGTGGATCAAGAGCTCCGACACGCGCTGCTGTGAGCTCTGCAAGTACGAGTTCATCATGGAGGTCAAGCTGAAGCCTTTGAGAAAA TGGGAGAAGCTGCAGATGACGGCCAGCGAGCGCAGGAAGATCATGTGCTCAGTGACATTTCATGTCATCGCCATCACCTGTGTGGTCTGGTCCTTGTACGTGCTCATCGACCGCACCACTGAGGAGATCAAACATGGACAGGCAACAG GAATCCTAGAATGGCCCTTTTGGACTAAATTGGTGGTTGTGGCCATCGGGTTTACTGGCGGACTTCTTTTTATGTACGTTCAGTGCAAAGTATACATACAATTATGGAAGAGACTCAAGGCTTATAACAGAGTAATCTATGTTCAAAACTGTCCAGAGACCAGCAAAacgaatatttttgaaaaatctgcaCTAACAGAGCCcaactttgaaaataaagatggaCCTGGAACCTGTCATTCCGACACAAACTCTTCTTGTTGGACAGAACCTGAAGACACTGGAACCGAAATCGTTCATGTCTGA
- the MARCHF8 gene encoding E3 ubiquitin-protein ligase MARCHF8 isoform X3: MKLQNEKTLGHSMSHSSNISKAGGSSLASAPVSAFSRTSVTPSNQDICSSSAVCSECCHQSPVQSAVVLKAPQYQSSLTQGLTVTVICKDTLSKRNSCGSEWTQALKPADNTKARRILKFSKSLNDVGEKPQNTSGSFDYVERTRSEGKLILPQDPGLRINRFHQKEKKAQHHKPLGSSKHSCVSSLSANRSVASEVEAGKGGIHVPLLEERADAEAVSRSRRLLRYLFSLSHGSSASSLHRFHELEGCAVPLHTAKSSSGLAGSMGFCSDEMGDDDVFEDSASAKWKNKVLRAPLCSVEKDSDLDCPSPPSEKCPPISPVSTSGDACRICHCEGDDESPLITPCRCTGSLHFVHQTCLQQWIKSSDTRCCELCKYEFIMEVKLKPLRKWEKLQMTASERRKIMCSVTFHVIAITCVVWSLYVLIDRTTEEIKHGQATGILEWPFWTKLVVVAIGFTGGLLFMYVQCKVYIQLWKRLKAYNRVIYVQNCPETSKTNIFEKSALTEPNFENKDGPGTCHSDTNSSCWTEPEDTGTEIVHV; the protein is encoded by the exons GCTGGGGGTTCTTCATTGGCGTCGGCTCCAGTGTCCGCCTTCTCTCGCACTTCTGTCACGCCATCCAATCAGGACATCTGCAG TTCCAGTGCAGTGTGTTCTGAGTGTTGTCACCAAAGTCCCGTGCAGTCTGCCGTTGTCTTGAAAGCTCCTCAATACCAGAGTTCTCTGACACAAGGGCTCACTGTGACAGTTATCTGTAAAGACACATTGTCAAAGAGAAATTCCTGTGGTTCAGAATGGACCCAGGCCTTGAAGCCTGCTGACAATACCAAAGCCAGAAGAATACTAAAGTTCTCAAAATCCCTAAACGATGTGGGTGAGAAGCCCCAGAACACTTCAGGAAGTTTTGACTATGTGGAAAGAACTCGCTCCGAAGGGAAATTGATACTCCCTCAAGATCCAGGTCTCAGGATTAACAGGTTccatcagaaggaaaaaaaagcacagcatCACAAACCTCTTGGCAGTTCCAAACATTCTTGCGTTTCATCCCTTTCTGCCAACCGTTCAGTTGCCTCAGAGGTGGAAGCTGGCAAGGGGGGCATCCACGTCCCTCTTTTGGAAGAGAGAGCGGATGCTGAAGCTGTGTCCAGGAGCCGGCGACTGCTCCGGTACCTGTTCTCGCTCTCGCACGGCTCGAGCGCCAGCAGCCTGCACAGGTTCCATGAGCTGGAGGGCTGTGCCGTGCCCCTGCACACCGCCAAGTCCTCCAGCGGGCTGGCAGGGAGCATGGGCTTCTGCTCCGATGAAATGGGAGACGACGATGTCTTTGAGGACAGcgcatctgcaaaatggaagaaCAAGGTCCTGCGGGCACCCCTCTGCTCAGTGGAGAAGGACAGTGACCTGGATTGTCCTTCTCCCCCCTCTGAAAAATGCCCCCCCATATCTCCTGTGTCCACATCAGGGGATGCCTGCAG GATCTGCCACTGTGAAGGGGATGACGAGAGCCCTCTGATCACCCCCTGCCGCTGCACAGGGAGCCTCCACTTCGTGCACCAGACCTGCCTGCAACAGTGGATCAAGAGCTCCGACACGCGCTGCTGTGAGCTCTGCAAGTACGAGTTCATCATGGAGGTCAAGCTGAAGCCTTTGAGAAAA TGGGAGAAGCTGCAGATGACGGCCAGCGAGCGCAGGAAGATCATGTGCTCAGTGACATTTCATGTCATCGCCATCACCTGTGTGGTCTGGTCCTTGTACGTGCTCATCGACCGCACCACTGAGGAGATCAAACATGGACAGGCAACAG GAATCCTAGAATGGCCCTTTTGGACTAAATTGGTGGTTGTGGCCATCGGGTTTACTGGCGGACTTCTTTTTATGTACGTTCAGTGCAAAGTATACATACAATTATGGAAGAGACTCAAGGCTTATAACAGAGTAATCTATGTTCAAAACTGTCCAGAGACCAGCAAAacgaatatttttgaaaaatctgcaCTAACAGAGCCcaactttgaaaataaagatggaCCTGGAACCTGTCATTCCGACACAAACTCTTCTTGTTGGACAGAACCTGAAGACACTGGAACCGAAATCGTTCATGTCTGA